One Mailhella massiliensis DNA segment encodes these proteins:
- the gatA gene encoding Asp-tRNA(Asn)/Glu-tRNA(Gln) amidotransferase subunit GatA, translating to MPELFELSLLEAQQLIKKGDVSAESLVSSCLDRINATEPAVGALLARRDEEALEQARAMDRNRPADLSDKPLWGIPVTVKDALTLKGMPTTAASKILEGFMPPYDAMVVQKLKDAGAVILAKNNMDEFAMGSTTEHSAWKKTANPWDVTRVPGGSSGGSAASVAACQCFASLGSDTGGSIRQPASLCGCVGIKPTYGRVSRYGLLAYASSFDQVGPLARTVEDTALVLQVIAGHDERDSTSSPVPVPDYAASMNAQQDLSGITVGLPREFFGHDGLDRGVAEACEKAVEAARSLGAKVVEVSLPHTEYSIASYYILAAAEASSNLARYDGVRYGHRTAAPKNLEDMYTSSRTEGFGPEVQRRILLGSYVLSAGYYDAYYRKAAQVRRLIRQDYLNALESCDMLLAPVSPVPAWQMGHMSEDPLQMYFMDIFTLSLNLAGLPGLSIPVGMSGGLPVGVQLMGRAFDEGRLFLAGDKLTRALGTHNLRAPL from the coding sequence ATGCCCGAACTTTTTGAACTCTCCCTCCTTGAGGCGCAACAGCTCATAAAAAAGGGCGACGTAAGCGCCGAAAGCCTCGTTTCCTCGTGCCTTGACCGCATCAACGCCACGGAACCCGCCGTGGGCGCGCTGCTCGCCCGCCGCGACGAAGAGGCTCTGGAACAGGCCCGCGCCATGGACAGGAACCGCCCGGCCGACCTTTCCGACAAGCCCCTCTGGGGCATCCCCGTCACGGTGAAGGACGCCCTTACCCTGAAGGGTATGCCCACCACCGCCGCCTCGAAGATTCTCGAAGGCTTCATGCCCCCCTACGACGCCATGGTGGTGCAGAAGCTGAAGGACGCGGGCGCCGTCATCCTTGCCAAGAACAACATGGACGAGTTCGCCATGGGGTCCACCACGGAACATTCCGCCTGGAAGAAAACCGCCAACCCGTGGGATGTCACCCGCGTGCCCGGCGGCTCCAGCGGCGGTTCCGCCGCCAGCGTGGCCGCCTGCCAGTGCTTCGCCTCCCTGGGCTCCGATACCGGCGGCTCCATCCGTCAGCCCGCCTCCCTGTGCGGCTGCGTGGGCATCAAGCCCACCTACGGGCGCGTGTCGCGCTACGGGCTTCTCGCCTACGCCTCCTCCTTCGATCAGGTGGGCCCGCTCGCCCGCACCGTGGAAGATACCGCCCTCGTGCTTCAGGTCATTGCCGGGCACGATGAACGCGACAGCACAAGTTCCCCCGTGCCCGTGCCCGACTACGCCGCGTCCATGAACGCGCAGCAGGATCTTTCCGGCATCACCGTCGGCCTGCCCCGCGAATTCTTCGGGCACGACGGTCTGGACAGGGGCGTGGCCGAAGCCTGCGAAAAGGCCGTGGAAGCCGCCCGTTCCCTCGGCGCGAAGGTGGTGGAAGTTTCCCTGCCCCATACCGAATACTCCATTGCCAGCTACTACATTCTCGCCGCTGCGGAAGCGAGCTCCAACCTCGCCCGCTACGACGGCGTGCGCTACGGCCACCGCACCGCCGCGCCCAAAAACCTTGAGGACATGTACACCAGCTCCCGTACCGAAGGCTTCGGGCCGGAAGTACAGCGCCGCATCCTGCTCGGTTCCTATGTGCTCTCCGCAGGCTATTACGACGCCTACTACCGCAAGGCCGCCCAGGTGCGCCGCCTCATCCGGCAGGACTACCTGAACGCGCTGGAAAGCTGCGACATGCTCCTCGCCCCCGTCTCCCCCGTGCCCGCGTGGCAGATGGGACACATGTCCGAAGATCCGCTCCAGATGTATTTCATGGATATCTTCACCCTTTCCCTCAACCTTGCGGGCCTGCCGGGCCTTTCCATCCCCGTGGGCATGAGCGGAGGCCTCCCCGTGGGCGTGCAGCTCATGGGCCGCGCCTTCGACGAAGGCCGCCTCTTCCTCGCGGGCGACAAACTCACCCGCGCCCTCGGCA